From Syntrophales bacterium, the proteins below share one genomic window:
- a CDS encoding hemerythrin domain-containing protein: protein MQARGPLMIEHRLIERMLSVIKGVLAKIESKHTVDPVFVDIAVDFIRVYADRTHHGKEEDILFRELNKKALKAEDSQIMKELIKEHLFGRQTTQALVEANNLYRKGDETALADIAANFKTLAEFYPRHIEKEDKIFFPSSRTYFTDEEDQAMLAEFWEFDRNMIHEKYKSLVEGFEDR, encoded by the coding sequence ATGCAAGCACGAGGCCCACTCATGATAGAGCATCGTCTGATTGAACGAATGCTTTCGGTTATTAAAGGCGTCTTGGCCAAAATCGAATCGAAACACACGGTAGATCCTGTGTTCGTGGATATAGCGGTTGATTTCATCCGGGTATACGCCGATCGGACGCATCACGGAAAGGAGGAGGATATTCTTTTTCGAGAACTGAATAAAAAAGCGTTGAAAGCAGAAGACAGTCAAATCATGAAAGAACTGATCAAGGAGCATTTGTTTGGGCGCCAGACAACCCAAGCGCTTGTTGAAGCCAACAACCTCTACCGGAAAGGGGATGAGACTGCCTTGGCCGACATTGCCGCCAACTTTAAAACCCTTGCCGAGTTTTATCCCAGACATATCGAGAAGGAAGACAAGATTTTTTTCCCCTCATCCAGAACTTACTTTACTGATGAAGAGGATCAGGCCATGCTGGCAGAGTTTTGGGAGTTTGATCGGAACATGATTCACGAAAAATACAAATCATTGGTTGAAGGATTTGAAGATCGGTAA
- a CDS encoding putative addiction module antidote protein has protein sequence MAAYLEACLEEAEGDAALITKALGDIARAKGMTQVARDAGLSRESLYKALSGDRSPGFDTILKVVGALGLQLHAGAAQNSIAQQIIAPEAQKTAPR, from the coding sequence ATGGCCGCCTATCTGGAAGCTTGCCTTGAGGAGGCGGAGGGTGACGCTGCGTTGATCACCAAGGCTCTGGGCGATATTGCTCGAGCGAAGGGAATGACCCAAGTGGCACGTGATGCCGGCCTGTCACGGGAAAGCCTTTATAAAGCTCTCTCCGGTGATCGCAGTCCTGGCTTTGATACTATCCTCAAAGTAGTCGGTGCACTGGGTCTCCAACTCCATGCCGGAGCTGCGCAAAACTCCATAGCCCAACAAATCATTGCACCGGAGGCGCAAAAAACCGCGCCCCGGTGA
- a CDS encoding type II toxin-antitoxin system RelE/ParE family toxin produces MVEIRKTETFAQWLDGLRDLRARARVQVRIERLAAGNAGDVKAVGDGVSELRIDYGPGYRVYFTKRGRAVVILLAGGDKHTQANDIRIAQRLADNL; encoded by the coding sequence ATGGTCGAAATACGCAAAACCGAGACTTTCGCTCAGTGGCTTGACGGACTGCGGGACCTCCGTGCAAGAGCGCGAGTTCAGGTCAGAATTGAGCGCCTGGCTGCCGGAAATGCAGGAGATGTGAAAGCCGTAGGGGATGGTGTCTCTGAATTGCGAATCGATTACGGTCCAGGGTACAGAGTGTATTTCACCAAGCGGGGGCGTGCGGTGGTTATTCTGTTGGCAGGAGGTGACAAGCACACCCAGGCCAATGATATCAGAATTGCCCAGCGCCTCGCAGATAACTTATAG
- a CDS encoding CrcB family protein yields the protein MVQKIVLLSIAGALGTLSRYGFAGLIQRCSGASFPWGTFAVNMAGCFLAGLFWTLSENRWAVSGETRIILLVGFMGSFTTFSAMILETGMLLRSAEWVSAAANLAIQNGLGLAVLLAGMALGRVL from the coding sequence ATGGTTCAGAAAATCGTCTTGCTGTCGATAGCCGGCGCCTTGGGGACGCTTTCCCGTTACGGGTTTGCCGGATTGATTCAAAGATGTAGCGGCGCGTCATTTCCCTGGGGGACATTTGCGGTAAACATGGCAGGCTGTTTCCTGGCCGGTTTATTCTGGACTCTGTCGGAAAACCGCTGGGCTGTTTCCGGTGAAACCAGAATAATTCTCCTGGTCGGTTTTATGGGTTCTTTTACGACCTTTTCGGCGATGATCCTGGAAACGGGCATGCTGTTGCGTTCAGCGGAGTGGGTCAGCGCGGCGGCTAATCTGGCTATCCAGAATGGCCTGGGGCTCGCCGTTTTACTGGCGGGGATGGCACTGGGAAGGGTGCTGTGA
- a CDS encoding DUF190 domain-containing protein, producing MKLPYESVLLRVFIGESDKANGRPLHEVIVEEARKRGMAGATVLRGFLGFGANSRIHTAKILRLSEDLPMVIEIVDAEEKIEAFLPDLDQLVAEGMVTLEKVRVIVYRHNSRVLSPES from the coding sequence ATGAAACTTCCTTATGAATCAGTATTATTGCGTGTTTTTATCGGCGAAAGCGACAAGGCCAACGGTCGACCGCTTCATGAAGTCATTGTCGAGGAGGCACGTAAACGGGGAATGGCGGGGGCTACGGTATTGCGCGGGTTTCTTGGTTTTGGCGCCAACAGCCGAATCCATACTGCCAAGATCCTGCGCCTTTCCGAGGATCTGCCGATGGTAATCGAGATCGTTGATGCCGAGGAGAAAATAGAGGCTTTTTTGCCCGATCTGGATCAGTTGGTCGCAGAGGGGATGGTGACGCTCGAAAAGGTACGGGTGATTGTCTATCGGCACAACTCAAGGGTTTTATCCCCAGAGTCATAA
- a CDS encoding inorganic pyrophosphatase, translating to MDKNVQQYNHRNNNTMREKRNTIDPIGKLMSLRYKSHPWHGVEIGKNAPNIVTCFIEMVPTDTVKYEIDKASGFLTIDRPQKYSSILPALYGFIPQTYCGKKVGDVSATILKRPEIVGDGDPLDVCILTEKEITHGDILVQAIPIGGFRMLDGTEADDKIIAVLADDAVYGEYKDIADCPQSVVARLRHYFLTYKDMPGGEKSRCEITHIYGRKEAVDLIANAMDDYHDYVESVLFH from the coding sequence ATGGACAAAAATGTGCAACAGTATAATCATAGGAATAATAATACTATGAGAGAAAAAAGAAATACCATCGACCCGATCGGGAAATTGATGTCGCTGCGTTACAAGTCGCATCCCTGGCACGGTGTGGAAATCGGCAAAAACGCCCCGAACATCGTCACCTGCTTTATAGAAATGGTACCCACCGACACGGTCAAGTATGAAATAGATAAAGCGAGCGGCTTTTTGACAATTGACCGTCCGCAAAAATATTCAAGCATTTTGCCGGCTTTGTACGGCTTTATTCCACAAACGTACTGCGGTAAAAAAGTCGGGGACGTAAGTGCGACAATCTTAAAACGTCCCGAAATTGTGGGAGACGGCGACCCTTTGGACGTCTGCATTTTGACGGAGAAGGAGATTACGCACGGCGATATTTTAGTGCAAGCTATCCCGATAGGCGGTTTCCGTATGTTGGACGGCACCGAGGCCGACGATAAAATTATTGCCGTCTTGGCAGACGACGCCGTTTACGGCGAATACAAAGACATCGCCGATTGTCCGCAATCTGTGGTTGCACGTCTGCGACACTATTTTCTGACCTATAAAGATATGCCGGGCGGCGAAAAAAGCCGTTGTGAAATTACGCATATTTACGGAAGAAAAGAGGCTGTCGATTTAATTGCCAATGCCATGGACGATTATCACGATTATGTGGAAAGCGTATTGTTTCATTAA